Proteins from a genomic interval of Mycobacterium conspicuum:
- the pgi gene encoding glucose-6-phosphate isomerase encodes MTDITATAAWDALRKHHADIGDVHLRQFFDDDPDRGRELTLSVGDLYIDYSKHRVTRETLRLLVDLARAANLEERRAAMFSGAHINTSEDRAVLHTALRLPRDAELTVDGQNVVQDVHAVLDAMGDFTDRLRSGEWTGATGERIKTVVNIGIGGSDLGPVMVYQALRHYADAGISARFVSNVDPADLIAKLADLEPATTLFIVASKTFSTLETLTNATAARRWLTDVLGDAAVAKHFVAVSTNKRLVDDFGIDTANMFGFWDWVGGRYSVDSAIGLSLMAAIGREAFADFLSGFHIVDEHFKSAPLESNAPALLGLIGLWYSNFFDAQSRAVLPYSNDLARFAAYLQQLTMESNGKSTRADGTPVSTDTGEIFWGEPGTNGQHAFYQLLHQGTRLVPADFIGFSQPVDDLPTADGTGSMHDLLMSNFFAQTQVLAFGKTAEEIAAEGTPANVVPHKVMPGNRPSTSILANRLSPSVLGQLIALYEHQVFTEGVVWGIDSFDQWGVELGKTQAKALLPVITGDGSPAAQSDSSTDALVRKYRTERGRTS; translated from the coding sequence ATGACCGACATCACCGCCACCGCGGCCTGGGACGCCCTGCGCAAACACCACGCTGACATCGGCGACGTCCACCTACGCCAGTTCTTCGACGACGATCCCGACCGCGGACGCGAACTCACGCTGAGCGTCGGCGACCTCTACATCGACTACAGCAAGCACCGCGTCACCCGCGAGACGCTGCGGCTGCTCGTCGACCTGGCCCGGGCCGCCAACCTGGAAGAGCGCCGCGCGGCGATGTTCTCCGGGGCGCACATCAACACCTCCGAGGACCGCGCGGTGCTGCACACCGCGCTGCGGCTGCCGCGCGATGCCGAGCTGACCGTCGACGGCCAGAACGTCGTGCAGGACGTCCACGCCGTCCTGGACGCGATGGGTGACTTCACCGATCGGCTGCGCAGCGGTGAATGGACCGGCGCCACGGGCGAGCGGATCAAGACCGTCGTCAACATCGGCATCGGCGGATCCGACCTGGGCCCGGTGATGGTGTATCAGGCCCTGCGCCACTATGCCGACGCGGGAATCTCGGCGCGGTTCGTCTCCAACGTCGATCCCGCCGACCTGATCGCCAAATTGGCCGATTTAGAGCCCGCCACAACACTTTTCATCGTCGCGTCCAAGACGTTCTCCACGCTGGAAACGCTGACCAACGCGACCGCGGCGCGCCGCTGGCTGACCGACGTGCTGGGCGACGCCGCGGTGGCCAAGCATTTCGTCGCCGTCTCCACCAACAAGCGCCTCGTCGACGACTTCGGCATCGACACCGCCAACATGTTCGGGTTCTGGGACTGGGTCGGCGGGCGGTATTCGGTCGATTCGGCGATCGGGCTGTCGCTGATGGCGGCCATCGGCCGGGAGGCCTTCGCCGACTTCCTGTCCGGATTCCACATCGTCGACGAACATTTCAAGAGCGCGCCGCTGGAGTCCAACGCGCCGGCGCTGCTCGGCCTGATCGGGCTGTGGTACTCCAACTTCTTCGACGCGCAGTCGCGCGCCGTGCTGCCCTACTCCAACGACCTGGCGCGGTTCGCGGCGTATCTGCAACAGCTGACCATGGAATCCAACGGCAAGTCCACGCGCGCCGACGGCACCCCGGTCAGCACCGATACCGGCGAAATCTTTTGGGGCGAACCGGGAACCAACGGCCAGCACGCCTTCTACCAGTTGCTGCATCAGGGCACGCGGTTGGTGCCGGCCGACTTCATCGGCTTCAGCCAGCCCGTCGACGACCTGCCCACCGCGGACGGCACGGGCAGCATGCACGACCTGTTGATGAGCAACTTCTTCGCCCAGACCCAGGTGCTGGCGTTCGGCAAGACGGCCGAGGAGATCGCCGCCGAGGGCACCCCGGCGAACGTGGTGCCGCACAAGGTGATGCCGGGCAATCGGCCGTCGACCTCGATCCTGGCCAACCGGCTCTCGCCGTCGGTGCTGGGGCAGTTGATCGCGCTCTACGAGCATCAGGTGTTCACCGAGGGCGTGGTTTGGGGCATCGACTCGTTCGACCAGTGGGGCGTGGAGTTGGGTAAGACGCAGGCCAAGGCGCTGCTGCCGGTGATCACCGGCGACGGCTCGCCCGCCGCGCAGTCCGACAGCTCGACCGATGCGCTGGTGCGCAAGTACCGCACCGAAAGAGGGCGCACCAGTTGA
- a CDS encoding TetR/AcrR family transcriptional regulator, translating into MTAEARREQILDVTHAIVDAEGFHAATPNRIAEQAGINRSLLYQKFGDVAGLFVELIDREAARAGAQFAEAISELHASPADHSLVRAFDGVLAAVDAHPATWRLFLFPPQGAPPELYARMAQAQAVVIDVFIRELLRINPNVHDPEYTARIMHASGRELLQLHLSDPQTATAERLRTFVRRRFGMAFTGLAR; encoded by the coding sequence ATGACCGCCGAGGCGCGGCGCGAACAGATCCTCGACGTGACGCACGCGATCGTCGACGCCGAAGGGTTCCACGCGGCAACACCGAACCGCATCGCCGAGCAGGCCGGCATCAATCGGTCGTTGCTCTACCAGAAGTTCGGCGACGTGGCCGGCCTGTTCGTCGAATTGATCGACCGTGAGGCGGCGCGGGCCGGTGCCCAGTTCGCCGAAGCGATCTCCGAATTGCATGCCAGCCCCGCCGATCACTCCCTGGTGCGCGCGTTCGACGGTGTGCTGGCCGCGGTCGACGCCCATCCGGCGACGTGGCGGCTGTTCCTGTTCCCGCCGCAGGGCGCTCCACCGGAGTTGTACGCCCGGATGGCGCAGGCTCAGGCGGTCGTCATCGACGTCTTCATCCGCGAGCTGCTGCGCATCAATCCCAACGTGCACGATCCCGAATACACCGCCAGGATCATGCACGCGTCCGGTCGGGAGCTGCTGCAGTTGCACCTCAGCGATCCGCAGACCGCGACCGCCGAGCGCCTGCGCACCTTTGTCCGGCGACGCTTCGGTATGGCGTTCACCGGCCTAGCCCGCTGA
- a CDS encoding SDR family oxidoreductase, translated as MTRQKILITGASSGLGAGMARSFAARGRDLALCARRTDRLDELKAELSQQYPSIKVAVAQLDVNDHEQVPKVFGELSDELGGIDRVIVNAGIGKGAKLGSGKLWANKATIETNLVAALVQIETALEMFHQGGSGHLVLISSVLGNKGVPGVKAAYAASKAGVSSLGESLRAEYARGPIRVSVIEPGYIESEMTAKSNSTMLMVDNDTGVRALVGAIEREPGRAAVPWWPWAPLVQLMRVLPPPLTKLFA; from the coding sequence GTGACTCGTCAGAAGATCCTCATCACTGGTGCCAGTTCCGGTCTGGGCGCCGGCATGGCGCGCTCCTTCGCCGCCCGGGGGCGCGACCTGGCGCTGTGCGCCCGTCGTACCGATCGCCTCGATGAGCTGAAAGCCGAACTGTCGCAACAGTATCCAAGCATCAAGGTCGCGGTGGCGCAGCTGGACGTCAACGACCACGAGCAGGTCCCGAAGGTGTTCGGCGAGCTGTCCGACGAACTCGGCGGCATCGACCGCGTCATCGTCAACGCCGGCATCGGCAAGGGCGCCAAGCTGGGGTCGGGAAAGCTGTGGGCGAACAAGGCGACCATCGAGACCAACCTGGTGGCCGCGCTGGTGCAGATCGAGACCGCGCTGGAGATGTTTCACCAGGGCGGGTCGGGACACCTGGTGCTGATCTCCTCGGTGCTCGGCAACAAGGGCGTGCCGGGGGTGAAGGCCGCGTACGCGGCCAGCAAGGCCGGGGTGAGTTCGCTGGGCGAATCGCTGCGCGCCGAATACGCCAGGGGCCCCATCAGGGTTTCGGTGATCGAGCCCGGCTACATCGAGTCGGAGATGACCGCCAAGTCCAATAGCACAATGTTGATGGTGGACAACGACACTGGCGTCAGGGCCCTGGTTGGCGCGATCGAGCGCGAGCCCGGCCGGGCCGCGGTGCCGTGGTGGCCATGGGCGCCGCTGGTACAGCTGATGCGGGTGCTGCCGCCCCCGCTGACCAAGCTCTTCGCCTAA
- a CDS encoding oxygenase MpaB family protein, with protein sequence MVTYYPELAQRVRSQRELQPGLYGDFDFDMRPDRLATEPDVDSALPAWVADRAPILEDDRVVELMSTATLLGDVVADPYAALMATHSVAQLIDMLKRACREGIEAVPEAPPELAAFIAAMEDAPKWIDFDLVREGARQERIPAALLAPFITRGAFIATFTNTYAALPMALTGALSGKRAARRVNETASFFAVTTLPGALDRYGPGFEAAAMVRLMHSMVRYNALKKSGKWDTAVYGMPVPQVDQMPAGMIGQYLLAVEARKQGRTKFTAEERAVIEFARYRCFLLGLPEELLPSEPADIIHVMHARSALLRHGFDSICSELVRGTMAAYLRPDTTLFDRCAEAVEKSFSKLTFVRTFCGGDRNIAEAMGVSLDPTDLIRVALTAPFILGRFAAVSRASRIPVIRDVTDAYVIGLLKLRLATYGKPEFTSDAAHYTPVPH encoded by the coding sequence ATGGTGACGTACTACCCCGAACTCGCGCAACGGGTCCGCAGCCAGCGCGAGCTGCAGCCCGGCCTGTACGGGGACTTCGACTTCGACATGCGGCCGGACCGCCTGGCCACCGAGCCCGACGTCGACTCCGCCCTGCCCGCCTGGGTCGCCGATCGCGCCCCGATCCTCGAAGACGACCGGGTGGTCGAGCTGATGAGCACCGCGACCCTGCTCGGCGACGTCGTCGCCGATCCCTATGCGGCCTTGATGGCCACGCACAGCGTCGCCCAACTGATCGACATGCTCAAGCGGGCCTGCCGCGAGGGCATCGAAGCCGTGCCCGAGGCGCCCCCGGAGCTCGCCGCGTTCATCGCCGCGATGGAGGACGCCCCGAAGTGGATCGACTTCGACCTGGTGCGCGAGGGCGCTCGCCAGGAACGCATTCCTGCGGCGCTGCTGGCCCCCTTCATTACCCGCGGGGCGTTCATCGCGACCTTCACCAACACCTACGCCGCGCTGCCGATGGCGCTGACCGGAGCCCTCTCGGGCAAGCGGGCGGCCCGGCGGGTCAACGAGACGGCCAGCTTCTTCGCGGTCACCACCCTGCCCGGCGCGCTGGACCGCTACGGGCCCGGCTTCGAGGCCGCCGCCATGGTCCGGCTGATGCACTCGATGGTCCGCTACAACGCACTGAAGAAATCCGGCAAGTGGGACACGGCCGTGTACGGCATGCCGGTGCCGCAGGTCGACCAGATGCCGGCCGGCATGATCGGCCAGTACCTGTTGGCCGTGGAAGCGCGCAAGCAGGGCCGCACCAAATTCACCGCCGAGGAACGCGCCGTCATCGAATTCGCCCGGTACCGTTGCTTTTTGCTCGGGCTGCCGGAGGAGCTGCTGCCCTCCGAACCCGCCGACATCATCCACGTCATGCATGCGCGTTCGGCGTTGCTGCGGCACGGATTCGACAGCATCTGTTCCGAACTCGTCCGCGGCACGATGGCGGCGTACCTGCGCCCCGACACCACGCTTTTCGACCGGTGCGCCGAGGCGGTCGAAAAGAGTTTCAGCAAGCTCACTTTCGTTCGCACGTTCTGCGGCGGTGATCGCAACATCGCCGAGGCCATGGGGGTTTCACTCGACCCGACGGACCTCATCCGCGTCGCCCTCACGGCGCCGTTCATCCTTGGCCGGTTCGCCGCCGTAAGCCGCGCCAGCCGCATTCCAGTGATTCGGGACGTCACCGACGCCTACGTCATCGGGCTGCTCAAGCTGCGGCTGGCTACCTACGGCAAGCCCGAATTCACCAGCGACGCAGCGCATTACACCCCGGTGCCGCACTGA
- a CDS encoding AurF N-oxygenase family protein, giving the protein MTTAVRPDGPSREEFSERLLKGSVKKSYEPLVDIDWDAPLDADKFYLPPRMVSLYGTPMWDEMTREQQIDLSRQELVNTLSAGIWFENLLNQTLLRTLLHEDPTSRSTHYKLTELGDETRHMIMFGKAIERIGAKPVVPQRWQRMAINALPLAFQRGSMLWVAALLGEEIFDSLQRQMLDDPDLQPMIRRLMRIHVTEEARHIQFARDGARKRVAEMPRYRRWFMANLHGLGAYFFRFLFSFPVPYARVGLDPHRAQQLARASANRHEVYKAGFAPLAAFLTEIGLMGRLARRAWKRTHFL; this is encoded by the coding sequence ATGACCACAGCGGTGAGACCTGACGGGCCCAGCCGTGAAGAGTTTTCGGAGCGGCTGCTGAAGGGATCGGTCAAAAAGTCCTACGAGCCGCTCGTCGACATCGACTGGGACGCCCCCCTGGACGCGGACAAGTTCTACCTCCCGCCCCGGATGGTGTCGCTCTACGGGACCCCAATGTGGGACGAGATGACCCGCGAGCAACAAATCGACCTGTCGCGGCAGGAATTGGTCAACACGCTCTCGGCGGGCATCTGGTTCGAGAACCTGCTCAACCAGACACTGCTGCGCACCCTCCTGCACGAGGATCCCACCAGCCGGTCCACGCATTACAAGCTGACCGAGCTGGGCGACGAGACCCGCCACATGATCATGTTCGGCAAGGCGATCGAGCGCATCGGCGCCAAGCCGGTGGTGCCGCAGCGGTGGCAACGAATGGCGATCAACGCCCTGCCGCTGGCATTCCAGCGCGGCTCGATGCTGTGGGTGGCCGCCCTGTTGGGTGAGGAGATCTTCGACTCGCTGCAACGCCAGATGTTGGACGATCCGGACCTGCAGCCGATGATCCGGCGACTGATGCGGATCCATGTCACCGAGGAAGCCCGCCACATCCAGTTCGCCCGCGACGGCGCGCGCAAGCGGGTGGCCGAGATGCCGCGCTACCGACGGTGGTTCATGGCCAACCTGCACGGGCTCGGCGCGTACTTCTTCCGCTTCCTGTTCTCGTTCCCGGTCCCCTACGCCCGGGTCGGGTTGGATCCGCATCGGGCCCAACAGCTCGCGCGCGCCAGCGCAAACCGCCACGAGGTCTACAAAGCCGGCTTCGCCCCGCTGGCGGCGTTTCTGACCGAGATCGGCCTGATGGGCCGGCTCGCGCGGCGCGCGTGGAAGCGCACCCACTTTCTGTGA
- the cobF gene encoding precorrin-6A synthase (deacetylating): MARCIHVIGIGAGNPDYLTVQAIEALNSADVFFVADKGEAKRDLVALRQEICARFIREPGYRVVELPDPERSEPMSGQAGYREAVTDWHSARARVWAGAIETELGPDGVGAFLAWGDPSLYDSTLRILDAVATEVDIDYDVIPGITAVQALTARHRILLNEIGEPVLVTTGRQLRARGMSGSAVGSVVVLLDAECSFQACPPNTRIWWGAYLGTDHELLVAGTIGEVGAEIEELRAKARAEHGWIMDTYLLRPGPSASSPSRG; encoded by the coding sequence ATGGCTCGGTGCATCCACGTCATCGGCATCGGCGCTGGAAACCCCGACTACCTGACGGTCCAGGCGATCGAGGCGCTGAACAGCGCCGACGTGTTTTTTGTCGCGGACAAGGGCGAGGCGAAACGCGACCTGGTGGCGCTGCGCCAGGAGATCTGCGCGCGGTTCATTCGTGAGCCCGGGTACCGCGTTGTCGAGTTGCCCGATCCCGAGCGGTCGGAGCCAATGTCTGGTCAAGCCGGCTATCGGGAAGCGGTGACGGACTGGCATTCGGCGCGGGCGCGGGTGTGGGCGGGGGCCATCGAGACCGAATTGGGACCCGACGGCGTGGGTGCGTTCCTGGCCTGGGGTGATCCGTCGCTGTATGACAGCACGCTGCGCATTCTGGACGCCGTCGCGACCGAGGTGGACATCGACTACGACGTCATCCCCGGCATCACCGCTGTTCAGGCGCTCACGGCGCGGCATCGCATCCTGTTGAACGAGATCGGTGAACCGGTGTTGGTCACCACCGGGCGGCAGCTGCGCGCCCGCGGGATGTCCGGGTCGGCCGTCGGATCGGTCGTCGTGCTGCTGGACGCCGAATGCTCGTTTCAGGCCTGCCCCCCCAATACCCGCATCTGGTGGGGCGCCTACTTGGGCACCGACCATGAGCTGCTGGTCGCGGGCACGATTGGCGAGGTCGGCGCCGAGATCGAGGAGCTGCGGGCCAAGGCACGCGCCGAGCACGGTTGGATCATGGACACGTATTTGTTGCGGCCGGGTCCGAGCGCCAGTAGCCCGAGCCGAGGGTAA
- the pcrA gene encoding DNA helicase PcrA, giving the protein MTVHATDTHSEAEQLLDGLNPQQRQAVVHEGSPLLIVAGAGSGKTAVLTRRIAYLIAARGVGVGQILAITFTNKAAAEMRERVVRLVGNRARAMWVSTFHSSCVRILRNQASLIDGLNSNFSIYDADDSRRLLQMIGRDMGLDIKRFSPRLLSNAISNLKNELIDPHQAVADLTDDSDELSRTVASVYGEYQRRLRTANALDFDDLIGETVGILQAFPQIAQYYRRRFRHVLVDEYQDTNHAQYVLVRELAGHGREQAAPDDVPPAELCVVGDADQSIYAFRGATIRNIEDFERDYPDAKTILLEQNYRSTQNILSAANSVISRNSGRREKRLWTDAGAGELIVGYVADNEHDEARFVAEEIDALAEQGEITYNDVAVFYRTNNSSRSLEEVFIRAGIPYKVVGGVRFYERKEIRDLIAYLRVLDNPGDAVSMRRILNTPRRGIGDRAEACVSVYAENTGSSFADALQAAAEGKVSMLNSRSEKAIAAFVELLDDLRGHLDDDLGDLVEAVLERSGYRRELESSTDPQELARLDNLNELVSVAHEFSTDQANAAALAEDEEDIPDTGVLAAFLERVSLVSDTDEIPEHGAGVVTLMTLHTAKGLEFPVVFVTGWEDGMFPHMRALDDPTELCEERRLAYVGITRARQRLYVSRAIVRSSWGQPMLNPESRFLQEIPQELINWRRMAPKPSFSAPVSGAGRFGTPRSAPTRASGASKRPLLVLEPGDRVTHDKYGLGRVEEVSGVGESAMSLIDFGSAGRVKLMHNHAPLSKL; this is encoded by the coding sequence ATGACTGTGCACGCGACCGACACCCACTCCGAAGCTGAGCAGCTGCTCGACGGGCTCAACCCGCAGCAGCGCCAGGCTGTGGTGCATGAGGGCTCGCCGCTGCTGATCGTGGCGGGCGCCGGCTCGGGCAAGACCGCGGTGCTGACTCGGCGCATCGCCTACCTGATCGCGGCTCGCGGCGTCGGGGTCGGCCAAATCCTGGCCATCACGTTCACCAACAAGGCCGCGGCCGAGATGCGTGAGCGCGTCGTGCGGCTGGTCGGCAACCGGGCCCGCGCGATGTGGGTGTCGACGTTTCACTCGTCCTGCGTGCGCATCCTGCGCAACCAGGCGTCGCTGATCGACGGCCTCAACTCGAACTTCTCCATCTATGACGCCGACGATTCGCGGCGGCTGCTGCAGATGATCGGCCGCGACATGGGGCTGGACATCAAGCGGTTCTCGCCGCGGCTGCTGTCCAACGCCATCTCCAACCTGAAGAACGAACTGATCGACCCGCATCAGGCGGTGGCCGACCTGACCGACGACTCGGACGAGCTGAGCCGCACCGTCGCCTCGGTCTACGGCGAATACCAGCGGCGGCTGCGCACGGCCAACGCGCTGGACTTCGACGACCTGATCGGCGAAACCGTGGGCATCCTGCAGGCCTTCCCGCAGATCGCGCAGTATTACCGCCGGCGCTTCCGGCACGTCCTGGTCGACGAGTATCAGGACACCAACCACGCGCAGTACGTGCTGGTGCGCGAACTGGCCGGCCACGGCCGCGAGCAGGCCGCACCGGACGACGTGCCGCCCGCGGAACTCTGCGTCGTCGGCGACGCCGATCAGTCCATCTACGCGTTCCGCGGTGCCACCATCCGCAACATCGAGGACTTCGAACGCGACTACCCCGACGCGAAAACGATTCTGCTGGAACAGAATTACCGCTCGACGCAAAACATCTTGTCCGCGGCCAACTCGGTGATCTCGCGCAACTCGGGGCGCCGGGAGAAGCGGCTGTGGACCGACGCCGGCGCCGGGGAACTGATCGTCGGCTATGTCGCCGACAACGAGCACGACGAGGCCCGGTTCGTCGCCGAGGAGATCGACGCGCTCGCCGAGCAGGGCGAGATCACCTACAACGACGTGGCCGTCTTCTACCGCACGAACAACTCGTCGCGGTCGCTGGAAGAGGTGTTCATCCGCGCCGGCATTCCGTACAAAGTCGTTGGGGGAGTGCGCTTTTACGAGCGCAAGGAGATCCGCGACCTGATCGCCTACCTGCGCGTGCTGGACAACCCCGGCGACGCGGTGAGCATGCGGCGCATCCTGAACACGCCGCGTCGCGGCATCGGCGATCGCGCCGAGGCGTGCGTGTCGGTCTACGCCGAGAACACCGGCTCCAGCTTCGCCGACGCGCTGCAAGCGGCCGCGGAAGGCAAGGTGTCGATGCTCAACAGCCGCTCGGAGAAGGCGATCGCGGCGTTCGTCGAGTTGCTCGACGACCTGCGCGGTCACCTCGACGACGATCTCGGCGATCTGGTCGAAGCGGTGCTGGAACGCAGTGGATACCGTCGGGAGCTGGAATCGTCCACCGACCCGCAGGAGCTGGCCCGGCTGGACAACCTCAACGAACTCGTCAGCGTCGCACACGAATTCAGCACCGACCAGGCGAACGCGGCCGCACTGGCAGAAGACGAAGAAGACATACCGGACACCGGCGTGCTGGCGGCGTTCCTGGAGCGGGTGTCGCTGGTTTCCGACACCGACGAGATCCCCGAGCACGGCGCCGGCGTGGTGACGCTGATGACGCTGCACACCGCGAAGGGCCTGGAGTTCCCGGTGGTGTTCGTCACCGGCTGGGAGGACGGGATGTTTCCGCACATGCGGGCGCTGGACGATCCCACCGAACTCTGCGAGGAGCGGCGGCTGGCCTATGTCGGGATCACCCGTGCCCGTCAACGGCTCTACGTCAGCCGGGCGATCGTCCGGTCCTCGTGGGGGCAGCCGATGCTCAACCCGGAATCGCGGTTCCTACAGGAAATCCCGCAGGAGCTGATCAACTGGCGGCGCATGGCGCCCAAGCCGTCGTTCAGCGCGCCGGTCAGCGGCGCCGGCCGGTTCGGTACACCGCGCTCGGCGCCGACCCGCGCCAGCGGCGCGAGCAAGCGCCCCCTGCTGGTGTTAGAGCCCGGCGACCGGGTGACCCACGACAAGTACGGGCTGGGCCGCGTCGAGGAGGTCTCCGGCGTCGGCGAATCGGCGATGTCGCTGATCGACTTCGGCAGCGCCGGGCGGGTGAAGCTGATGCACAACCACGCCCCGCTGTCCAAGCTCTAG
- a CDS encoding PE family protein produces the protein MTSPWVIAAPEYVAAAASDLANIGSSLSTANMAALAPTSGVLAAGGDEVSAMIAALFSAHAQAYQALSAQAASFHAQFVQLMNTGATQYALQEAANASPLLETLGQDAAGAVNSSISALTGVPVAGGGAAAAPPVGGNNAASFVKPAAAASVPIGGVSPLTGTAASSASNLAAGGGGVSGGVLPSSAAAVANPVVTAGAGGTGGSGSLLSSGAAFNADAGDAGGTPVASPLLNTVGTPNTTPLSGTAGGGETSGNGGTGRLSSEAAGGEEGSAAVPQADDAAGGNGAAGTLGELRPSGGSFYGGGSDGGDWAGTGAAAALPS, from the coding sequence ATGACGTCGCCGTGGGTTATCGCTGCGCCGGAGTATGTGGCGGCAGCGGCTTCTGACCTGGCGAATATCGGTTCGTCGCTCAGCACGGCCAACATGGCCGCGTTGGCGCCGACGTCGGGCGTGCTGGCCGCGGGTGGCGACGAGGTGTCGGCCATGATCGCGGCGCTGTTCAGCGCGCATGCGCAGGCCTATCAGGCGCTGAGCGCGCAGGCGGCGTCGTTCCACGCCCAGTTTGTGCAGCTGATGAACACCGGTGCGACGCAGTATGCCCTGCAGGAGGCCGCCAACGCCTCGCCGCTGCTGGAAACGCTGGGACAGGACGCCGCGGGCGCGGTCAACTCGTCCATCAGTGCGCTGACGGGGGTTCCGGTGGCGGGTGGCGGCGCCGCCGCGGCGCCACCGGTCGGCGGCAACAACGCCGCCAGCTTCGTCAAACCCGCGGCCGCAGCAAGCGTGCCGATCGGCGGGGTCAGCCCGCTCACCGGCACCGCGGCCTCGAGCGCGTCGAATCTCGCCGCCGGCGGCGGCGGTGTTAGTGGCGGAGTGTTGCCGAGCAGCGCCGCCGCGGTGGCCAATCCGGTCGTGACGGCCGGCGCGGGCGGCACCGGGGGCAGCGGCAGCCTGCTGTCGAGCGGCGCCGCCTTCAATGCGGATGCCGGAGACGCCGGCGGCACACCCGTCGCCAGCCCGCTGCTCAACACCGTCGGAACCCCCAACACCACTCCGCTGTCCGGGACCGCCGGCGGCGGCGAGACCAGCGGCAACGGTGGGACGGGCCGACTGAGCTCCGAAGCCGCGGGTGGCGAAGAGGGCTCAGCCGCCGTGCCCCAGGCGGATGACGCGGCCGGTGGCAACGGGGCCGCGGGGACCCTCGGCGAGCTGCGCCCGAGCGGCGGGTCCTTCTACGGCGGCGGCAGCGATGGCGGTGACTGGGCGGGGACCGGCGCCGCGGCGGCACTGCCGAGTTAG
- a CDS encoding chorismate mutase, with amino-acid sequence MKPEPPHHENAESADMDTETLDIEELRREIDRLDAEILAAVKRRAEVSQAIGRVRMASGGTRLVHSREMKVIERYSELGPDGKDLAMLLLRLGRGRLGH; translated from the coding sequence ATGAAACCAGAACCCCCACATCACGAGAACGCGGAGTCAGCAGATATGGACACTGAAACGCTCGACATCGAAGAGCTACGCCGAGAGATCGACCGGTTGGACGCCGAGATCCTGGCCGCGGTCAAGCGCCGCGCCGAAGTCTCCCAAGCGATCGGCAGGGTCCGGATGGCGTCCGGGGGCACCCGCCTGGTGCACAGCCGCGAGATGAAGGTCATCGAGCGCTACAGCGAGCTGGGTCCCGACGGCAAGGATCTGGCGATGCTGCTGTTGCGTTTGGGCCGGGGACGCTTGGGTCACTGA
- a CDS encoding zinc finger domain-containing protein, producing the protein MVSDPKQVPGIAALGPDALDLGPDDLAGVLAGNTGRIKTVITDQKVIAGIGNAYSDEILHVAKISPFATAGKLSDEQLSTLHDAMISVLTDAVNRSVGQGAATLKGEKRSGLRVHARTGLPCPVCGDTVREVSFADKSFQYCPTCQTGGKVLADRRMSRLLK; encoded by the coding sequence CTGGTCTCAGATCCCAAGCAGGTACCCGGCATCGCGGCGCTGGGCCCGGATGCGCTGGACCTGGGCCCCGATGACCTGGCCGGGGTGCTGGCCGGCAACACCGGCCGGATCAAGACCGTCATCACCGACCAGAAGGTGATCGCCGGGATCGGCAACGCCTACAGCGACGAAATCCTGCACGTCGCGAAGATCTCGCCGTTCGCCACGGCCGGAAAGCTTTCCGACGAACAGCTCAGCACCCTGCACGACGCGATGATTTCGGTGTTAACGGACGCGGTCAACCGATCCGTCGGGCAGGGGGCGGCCACCCTCAAGGGCGAGAAGCGCTCCGGACTGCGGGTGCACGCGCGCACCGGATTGCCCTGCCCGGTGTGCGGGGACACCGTGCGTGAAGTGTCGTTCGCGGACAAGTCTTTTCAGTACTGCCCCACGTGCCAGACCGGCGGTAAGGTGCTCGCCGACCGGCGCATGTCACGGCTGCTCAAGTAG